In one window of Poriferisphaera corsica DNA:
- the fabD gene encoding ACP S-malonyltransferase: MSEVGKQSFVLCPGQGAQAIGMGKAWFDKYPVAAQTFAAADKELGFELSKLCFEGPIEQLSKTDVAQAAIYTTSVACYQALIEEGQIDPVGFTAGLSLGEFTALHLAGAYDFIDGLRLVRLRGQAMQDAADASESSMVAITGDANEEIINELCDKAREDGILVPANFNSPMQVVVSGSVDACERVVGVANEMGLKPTPLTVAGAFHSPIMAPAADRLGEALDKTNWDIPKVPVLSNVTGELHEADVDSIKKRLVEQLTSPVRWSQSMQWAAANTEMPMIEVSPGKVLTGLMKRIERKRKVTNFAEPKA; encoded by the coding sequence ATGAGTGAAGTTGGCAAGCAATCGTTTGTTTTATGTCCGGGACAGGGCGCACAGGCCATTGGGATGGGGAAAGCCTGGTTTGATAAATATCCTGTTGCGGCTCAGACGTTCGCGGCTGCGGACAAGGAGCTTGGTTTTGAGCTATCGAAGCTGTGCTTTGAAGGGCCGATCGAGCAGTTGAGCAAAACAGACGTTGCACAAGCGGCGATCTACACGACGTCGGTGGCGTGCTATCAGGCGCTGATTGAAGAAGGTCAGATTGATCCGGTCGGTTTTACGGCTGGTTTGAGCCTGGGCGAGTTTACGGCGCTTCATTTAGCGGGTGCGTATGACTTCATTGACGGTTTGCGTTTGGTGAGGTTGCGTGGTCAGGCGATGCAGGATGCGGCAGATGCGTCGGAGTCAAGCATGGTGGCGATCACTGGTGATGCGAATGAAGAAATCATCAACGAGCTTTGTGACAAGGCGCGTGAAGATGGGATTTTGGTGCCTGCGAATTTCAACTCGCCGATGCAGGTGGTGGTGAGTGGTAGCGTTGATGCGTGTGAACGTGTTGTGGGTGTTGCGAATGAGATGGGTTTGAAGCCTACGCCGCTGACGGTGGCGGGTGCGTTTCATAGTCCGATCATGGCGCCGGCGGCGGATCGTTTGGGCGAGGCATTGGACAAGACGAACTGGGATATTCCGAAGGTTCCTGTGCTATCAAACGTGACGGGCGAGTTACATGAGGCGGATGTTGATTCGATCAAGAAGCGTCTGGTTGAGCAGCTGACGAGCCCTGTGCGTTGGAGTCAGTCGATGCAATGGGCGGCAGCGAATACGGAGATGCCGATGATTGAGGTGTCGCCGGGCAAGGTGCTGACGGGGTTGATGAAGCGGATTGAGCGGAAGCGCAAGGTCACGAACTTTGCCGAGCCGAAAGCTTAA
- a CDS encoding mechanosensitive ion channel family protein, with the protein MLKDLWAHAWFNNLVASIVFVIALLILRALTLRWIKASPIKSGDYRRRWLGWIHQAFIFTAILGLIIIWATEIQTLAISLVAFAVAIILATKELILCFTGGMLKASTGMFTIGDRIRINDFRGQVVSQGILSTKLLEIGPGERAHQYTGRTLNVPNSLLLSVPTVNETITGRYGFLSFTVPINIDEDWRLHQDWLLEAAELACKPHIDDARRNIDAFVEKKFMDNITANPRVVLTIPDADHIELVVRVPVPGGEEGRIQRLIIRKYLQLRQPHEESEVSNDSSNA; encoded by the coding sequence ATGCTCAAAGATCTCTGGGCCCATGCCTGGTTCAATAACCTCGTTGCCTCAATCGTTTTCGTGATCGCGCTGTTGATCTTGCGCGCCTTAACCCTCCGTTGGATTAAAGCTTCGCCAATCAAATCCGGTGACTATCGCCGCCGCTGGCTTGGCTGGATCCATCAGGCCTTCATCTTCACCGCAATCCTCGGCCTCATCATCATCTGGGCCACTGAAATACAAACCCTCGCCATCTCACTCGTTGCTTTCGCCGTCGCCATCATCCTCGCCACCAAAGAACTCATCCTCTGCTTCACCGGCGGTATGCTCAAAGCATCCACCGGTATGTTCACCATCGGTGATCGCATTCGCATCAACGACTTCCGCGGCCAAGTTGTTTCGCAAGGCATCCTCTCCACCAAGCTCCTCGAAATCGGCCCCGGCGAACGCGCTCATCAATACACCGGCCGCACCCTTAATGTCCCCAACTCACTCCTCCTCTCCGTCCCCACCGTCAATGAAACCATCACCGGCCGATACGGCTTCCTCTCCTTCACCGTCCCCATCAATATCGATGAAGATTGGCGTCTCCATCAGGATTGGCTCCTCGAAGCCGCCGAGCTTGCCTGCAAGCCACACATCGATGACGCACGTCGCAACATCGATGCCTTTGTAGAAAAGAAGTTCATGGACAACATCACTGCCAACCCGCGCGTGGTCCTCACCATTCCCGACGCGGATCACATCGAGCTTGTTGTCCGCGTCCCCGTACCCGGCGGCGAAGAGGGCCGCATCCAACGACTCATTATCCGCAAGTACCTTCAACTCCGACAGCCACACGAAGAATCCGAAGTTAGCAACGATTCATCAAACGCATAA